A window of Pseudodesulfovibrio hydrargyri contains these coding sequences:
- a CDS encoding glycosyltransferase, with the protein MRVLLISDTEAKGGAAIAAARMARALAEAGVELGMAVNDPVEGPAAGPWERFVLRSARTADWSETPVPALEDEVNGALRGILDEFQPDAVSVHNIHGGGKVGWNVNMVGLCAKRVPTVWTLHDAWSFTGRCAFPGNCPEYADTCGKRCPSPDGYPFLDRSRISREFSRKQRVLHTAEQLAAVTPSRWMAELARKGIWQGREVRVIPNCLDATVYRPREDAAKRLGIDPARRTVLLCAADFADSRKGFDLALEALATGKCGPLQALVMGRGGDLPEWPGVSVVPLGFVDGPERKSLVYSAAHVMLHPAREDNLPNAVLESMACGTPVAGFAVGGMPDLVTTGENGVLSEDVSGPGLAEAMGRCLRNSRSMGVAARQHVLENFTGQQLSERWMELVGGMRPCARTHAATSA; encoded by the coding sequence GTGAGGGTCCTGCTCATCTCGGACACCGAAGCCAAGGGGGGCGCGGCGATTGCCGCGGCCCGCATGGCCCGCGCCCTGGCCGAAGCGGGCGTGGAGCTGGGCATGGCCGTCAACGACCCGGTTGAAGGCCCCGCCGCCGGACCGTGGGAGCGGTTCGTGCTGCGCTCCGCCCGGACCGCCGACTGGAGCGAGACGCCGGTCCCCGCCCTGGAGGACGAGGTCAACGGGGCCCTGCGCGGGATTCTCGACGAATTTCAGCCCGACGCGGTGTCCGTGCACAACATCCACGGCGGCGGGAAGGTCGGGTGGAACGTGAACATGGTCGGACTATGCGCCAAGCGGGTGCCGACCGTGTGGACCCTGCACGACGCCTGGAGCTTCACCGGCCGGTGCGCCTTTCCGGGAAACTGCCCGGAGTACGCCGACACGTGCGGGAAGCGGTGCCCGTCGCCGGACGGCTACCCCTTTCTGGACCGATCACGGATTTCCCGGGAGTTTTCCCGGAAACAACGCGTCCTGCATACCGCTGAACAGCTCGCGGCCGTAACGCCCTCCCGCTGGATGGCCGAATTGGCCCGCAAGGGCATATGGCAGGGACGCGAAGTGAGGGTGATCCCCAACTGCCTGGACGCAACCGTATACCGGCCGCGCGAGGACGCCGCCAAGCGGTTGGGCATCGACCCGGCAAGGCGGACGGTCCTCTTGTGCGCAGCCGATTTCGCCGATTCCCGCAAAGGGTTCGACCTGGCGCTTGAGGCGCTGGCGACGGGGAAATGCGGGCCGCTGCAGGCACTCGTCATGGGCCGGGGCGGCGATTTGCCCGAGTGGCCGGGCGTATCGGTGGTCCCCCTCGGGTTCGTGGACGGCCCGGAGCGCAAGTCCCTGGTCTACAGCGCGGCCCACGTCATGCTCCACCCCGCGCGGGAGGACAACCTGCCCAACGCGGTGCTCGAGTCCATGGCCTGCGGCACGCCCGTGGCCGGGTTTGCCGTGGGCGGCATGCCGGACCTAGTGACGACCGGGGAAAACGGCGTCCTGTCCGAGGACGTGTCCGGGCCGGGGTTGGCCGAGGCCATGGGCCGCTGCCTGCGGAATTCACGGTCCATGGGGGTTGCGGCCCGGCAACATGTGTTGGAGAATTTTACCGGCCAACAATTGAGCGAACGGTGGATGGAGCTGGTGGGCGGAATGCGCCCGTGCGCCCGGACGCACGCCGCTACGTCGGCGTAA
- a CDS encoding glycosyltransferase family 9 protein, with the protein MAKDLVIKRTHGLGNVLLLLPVLEHLRDRGQSVRLLTRPEWTEALSALVDGIGIAPHDGRAANDCVDLDAMTLSIRPEEHRTLELARLLGVADDIGPGRYTVPDAWAKPYRHLEGCVVFAPEAGHPAREWPPEYVDELAQRLLGRPLVLTGSLSKPRVACDEDLRGKQGLPQMLGLLSVASAVVSLDSGTLHMATSLGVPAVAVFGGVDPRFRVRAGQRTIVLQADMACAPCDKKETCDGAYPCLKSLTPDHALAALDDLRLPGGQGREIRRIK; encoded by the coding sequence ATGGCGAAAGACTTGGTCATAAAACGCACGCACGGACTGGGCAATGTCCTGCTCCTACTGCCTGTGCTCGAGCATCTGCGCGACCGGGGTCAAAGCGTGCGCCTGCTGACCCGTCCCGAATGGACAGAGGCCCTGTCCGCACTGGTGGACGGGATCGGCATCGCCCCGCACGACGGCCGGGCCGCAAACGACTGCGTGGACCTCGACGCCATGACCCTGTCCATCCGGCCCGAGGAACACCGGACCCTGGAACTGGCCCGGCTGCTCGGCGTGGCCGACGACATCGGCCCCGGCCGGTACACTGTGCCCGACGCCTGGGCAAAGCCGTACCGCCACCTTGAAGGCTGCGTGGTCTTCGCCCCGGAGGCGGGCCACCCGGCAAGGGAATGGCCGCCGGAGTACGTCGACGAGTTGGCCCAACGGCTGCTGGGCAGACCGCTGGTCCTGACGGGTTCCCTTTCCAAGCCACGGGTGGCGTGCGACGAGGACCTGCGGGGCAAGCAGGGCCTGCCGCAGATGCTCGGCCTGTTGTCCGTGGCCTCCGCCGTCGTCTCCCTGGACTCCGGGACCCTGCACATGGCCACGAGCCTGGGCGTCCCGGCGGTGGCCGTGTTCGGCGGGGTCGACCCTCGCTTCCGCGTCCGCGCCGGCCAGCGCACCATCGTGCTCCAGGCCGACATGGCGTGCGCCCCGTGCGACAAGAAGGAGACCTGCGACGGCGCCTACCCCTGTCTCAAGTCCCTGACCCCGGACCACGCGCTGGCCGCCCTGGACGACCTCCGTCTCCCGGGCGGACAGGGCCGGGAAATACGCCGAATCAAATGA
- a CDS encoding radical SAM/SPASM domain-containing protein produces MKLKEVEIETHTVCNARCRYCAYPGMAKRVGSKLMSIELFDRILKELDFARPDIERIHLHHVNEPLVRKDIADLVARARKAYPDKEVGFSTNAILMTPERAEAVLKAGLNLLYTTIPSSDPEAYSHIMGVKADVNRVIANIAAFIEMAGPDVRIVVRSPLSFDQGLIDALGHFDGITMEHVPLSSRLGAVEQDMLDASGGITCSGAPAPCSKTWMLHSLVILHEGDVPICCNDQEHTCIVGDIRGQSIEALWNSERFDEVRGWMMGKNRPDGIPCNICEYGCREGE; encoded by the coding sequence GTGAAACTGAAAGAAGTCGAAATCGAAACGCATACGGTGTGCAACGCGCGCTGCCGGTACTGCGCCTACCCCGGAATGGCCAAGCGGGTCGGCAGCAAGCTCATGTCCATTGAGCTGTTCGACCGCATTCTTAAAGAGCTGGATTTCGCCCGGCCGGACATCGAGCGCATCCATCTGCACCATGTGAACGAGCCCTTGGTGCGCAAGGACATCGCCGATCTCGTGGCCCGGGCCAGGAAGGCCTACCCGGACAAGGAGGTGGGATTCTCCACCAACGCCATCCTGATGACGCCCGAGCGGGCCGAGGCCGTGCTCAAGGCCGGACTCAACCTGCTCTACACGACCATCCCCAGCAGCGACCCGGAGGCATACAGCCACATCATGGGCGTGAAGGCGGACGTGAACAGAGTCATCGCGAACATCGCCGCGTTCATCGAGATGGCGGGCCCGGATGTGCGCATCGTGGTCCGCAGCCCGCTGTCCTTCGACCAGGGGCTGATCGACGCCCTGGGACATTTCGACGGGATAACCATGGAGCACGTGCCCCTCTCCTCCCGGCTCGGCGCCGTGGAGCAGGACATGCTGGACGCGTCTGGCGGCATCACCTGCAGCGGAGCGCCCGCCCCCTGCTCCAAGACCTGGATGCTGCATTCCCTGGTCATCCTGCACGAGGGCGACGTGCCCATCTGCTGCAACGACCAGGAACACACGTGCATCGTCGGCGACATCCGCGGCCAGTCCATCGAGGCGCTGTGGAACTCGGAACGGTTCGACGAGGTCCGGGGATGGATGATGGGCAAGAACCGCCCCGACGGCATCCCGTGCAATATCTGCGAATACGGTTGCAGGGAGGGCGAGTGA
- a CDS encoding glycosyltransferase family 4 protein → MAKRMLIVPERWEHHIAQSSIDHMLEFLDGYALYDAAKGGFQALPDGFFQSIGAVPNLRTAYAERSFRRELSLIADLAGHSGTMVHFLNGESATYLTPRHKNGNTILATYHQPRSVMEDIIPDKSHFPRHDGVIVIAPNQVEYFEEITGKGKVHLVPLGVEETFFPFGAPQGRVPRVLFVGNWLRDFPTLVRAAVLIKAEAPEVEVACVTPPKNHALFDGLDVTLLTGIPTEDLLELYRTSAAFLFPVADCTGNTALLEAMCSGLPVVANRKVLETGYVNEECALVTPDGDPEAMARHCLELVRDDSLRRLKSEAVRQWVSDRFNWRRVSSIQKDVYARYGWEG, encoded by the coding sequence ATGGCCAAACGCATGCTGATCGTCCCGGAGAGGTGGGAACATCATATCGCCCAGTCCAGCATAGACCATATGCTGGAGTTCCTTGACGGCTACGCCCTGTACGATGCCGCCAAAGGCGGTTTCCAAGCCCTGCCGGACGGATTCTTCCAATCCATCGGAGCCGTCCCCAACCTGCGCACCGCCTATGCCGAGCGGTCCTTTCGCCGTGAACTGTCGCTGATCGCCGATCTGGCTGGACACTCCGGGACAATGGTCCATTTCCTCAACGGCGAATCCGCGACCTACTTGACGCCCCGGCACAAGAACGGCAACACCATCCTGGCGACCTACCACCAGCCCCGGTCCGTGATGGAGGACATCATCCCGGACAAGTCGCACTTTCCGCGGCACGATGGCGTGATCGTCATCGCACCCAACCAGGTCGAATATTTCGAGGAGATCACCGGCAAGGGCAAGGTGCACCTGGTGCCGTTGGGCGTGGAGGAGACCTTTTTCCCGTTCGGCGCACCGCAAGGCCGTGTGCCGAGAGTCCTGTTCGTCGGCAACTGGCTGCGCGATTTCCCCACCCTGGTCCGGGCCGCCGTGCTAATCAAGGCCGAGGCCCCGGAGGTGGAGGTGGCCTGCGTCACCCCCCCGAAGAACCATGCCCTGTTCGACGGGCTGGACGTCACCCTGCTGACCGGCATCCCCACCGAGGACCTGCTCGAACTGTACCGGACCTCGGCCGCGTTCCTGTTCCCGGTGGCCGACTGCACGGGCAACACGGCCCTGCTCGAGGCCATGTGCAGCGGCCTGCCCGTGGTGGCCAACCGCAAGGTCCTGGAGACCGGGTACGTAAACGAGGAGTGCGCCCTTGTGACGCCGGACGGCGATCCCGAGGCCATGGCCCGGCACTGCCTGGAGCTGGTCCGCGACGACTCCCTGCGCCGCCTCAAGAGCGAGGCCGTCAGGCAGTGGGTGTCCGACCGCTTCAACTGGCGGCGGGTCTCCTCCATCCAGAAGGACGTCTATGCCCGGTACGGTTGGGAGGGCTAG
- a CDS encoding TylF/MycF/NovP-related O-methyltransferase: MTQASMSPEQETEMVERLRSRGYVVEKIIGPGDIPDSDSYRPYVNPWTTYLPWVGQEAVFSVHRELRDKGASSLVGSDRMWTLRTLLEQTASLDGEVWELGVYKGGTALFMKNELLRLHASDPVPCLRLFDTFSGMPDVDEGVDWHKAGDFDDTSLNAVRSVVGENDFIHYHPGFIPETLKGLESSAIALAHVDVDIHQSVLDSCAFVYPRLVPGGFMVFDDYGIHTCPGARKAVDTFFADKPESPLVLTTGQAVVFKAP; this comes from the coding sequence ATGACGCAAGCAAGCATGAGCCCTGAACAGGAGACCGAGATGGTCGAACGCCTCCGCAGCCGGGGGTACGTGGTGGAAAAAATCATCGGCCCCGGAGATATCCCGGACAGCGACAGCTACCGTCCGTACGTCAACCCCTGGACCACCTATCTGCCCTGGGTCGGCCAGGAGGCCGTGTTCTCCGTGCACCGGGAACTGCGAGACAAAGGGGCCAGCTCCCTTGTCGGGTCGGACAGGATGTGGACCCTGCGCACCCTGCTCGAGCAGACGGCCTCCCTGGACGGCGAGGTCTGGGAACTCGGCGTGTACAAGGGGGGCACCGCCCTGTTCATGAAGAACGAACTGCTGCGCCTCCACGCCTCCGACCCGGTGCCGTGCCTGCGGCTGTTCGACACGTTTTCCGGCATGCCGGACGTGGACGAGGGCGTGGACTGGCACAAGGCCGGCGATTTCGACGACACGTCCCTCAACGCCGTGCGCTCCGTGGTCGGGGAAAACGATTTCATCCACTACCACCCCGGCTTCATCCCCGAGACGCTCAAGGGGCTGGAGTCCTCGGCCATCGCCCTGGCCCACGTGGACGTGGACATCCACCAGAGCGTCCTGGATTCGTGCGCGTTCGTCTACCCCCGGCTCGTGCCGGGCGGGTTCATGGTCTTCGACGACTACGGGATCCACACCTGTCCGGGCGCGCGCAAGGCCGTGGACACTTTTTTCGCCGACAAACCCGAATCCCCCCTGGTGCTGACCACCGGCCAGGCGGTCGTGTTCAAGGCCCCATAG
- a CDS encoding class I SAM-dependent methyltransferase codes for MNRITLLDIDYNATFEKGFDPQLVDSSQLAKVLRDAVSTHGDKGGIYGASTSGQVIYEALDRKGIDRFFDLAANKKEFCGLPVFHPAQAQWPPFVIIAVSPSNYLSVLKTISGALPPETELIFPWRTEFFNPAIWMEQFAGSENGAATGSTAMEARGGDLRGAVSFKGERVLRTIGEQDFDFYHTLLRDEREMAFLQENGLVETWISELSTPERLLVEHKPLLPHSHLNWTMTQFKDAALFFLDLWAKLVDRGYSLQDCHCGNVMFDNGRAVFVDLCSIGPREATTVSVPFMDQFLDSWIAPLSLVKTSQHQIFRDSLGKRLPLGQVLPMCGQSIADEVKSLADVGRRCFAAKDLPAFIRAMRGWVEDVEIVYSDYGWDNEGYQSAALEDLDRKTAKEKIVDGLLERFRPADLLDLGCNKGRYSLFALKRGMSVVALDTAESLVDKLYLYARDNGQNVSSFYWDLSRLKGFFEPDKKFGMVAYLALIHHLYFTAGMRMDEIVAQADALCRNVLLFEYVRPVKDEPFVYNNFDAKRHGGYTPKAIREKLQALFETVEEVEVSESRILFVASR; via the coding sequence ATGAACCGAATCACACTGCTGGACATCGACTACAACGCGACCTTCGAGAAAGGCTTCGATCCCCAACTGGTGGATTCGTCCCAGTTGGCGAAAGTCCTGCGGGACGCCGTGAGCACGCACGGCGACAAGGGCGGAATATACGGCGCATCGACCTCGGGGCAGGTGATTTATGAGGCCCTGGACCGAAAAGGGATCGACCGGTTCTTCGACCTCGCGGCCAACAAGAAGGAATTTTGCGGCCTGCCGGTCTTTCATCCGGCGCAGGCCCAGTGGCCGCCGTTCGTCATCATCGCGGTCAGCCCCTCCAACTACCTGTCGGTCCTCAAGACCATCTCTGGGGCCCTGCCGCCCGAGACCGAGTTGATCTTCCCCTGGCGGACGGAGTTCTTCAATCCCGCGATCTGGATGGAACAGTTCGCGGGCAGTGAAAACGGCGCGGCCACGGGGAGCACGGCCATGGAAGCGCGCGGCGGCGACCTGCGCGGGGCCGTGTCCTTTAAGGGCGAACGGGTGCTGCGGACCATCGGCGAACAGGATTTCGACTTCTACCACACCCTGTTGCGCGACGAGCGGGAGATGGCCTTCCTGCAGGAAAACGGCTTGGTCGAGACCTGGATTTCCGAACTGTCCACGCCCGAGCGGCTCCTGGTGGAACACAAGCCCCTGCTGCCGCACTCCCATCTCAACTGGACCATGACCCAGTTCAAGGACGCGGCCCTATTCTTCCTCGACCTGTGGGCAAAGCTCGTGGACCGGGGATACTCCCTGCAGGACTGCCACTGCGGCAACGTCATGTTCGACAACGGGCGGGCCGTGTTCGTGGACCTCTGTTCCATCGGCCCCCGAGAGGCCACCACGGTCTCGGTGCCGTTCATGGACCAGTTCCTCGACTCCTGGATCGCTCCGCTGAGCCTGGTCAAGACCTCGCAGCACCAGATATTCCGGGATAGCCTCGGCAAGAGGCTGCCCCTGGGGCAGGTCCTGCCCATGTGCGGCCAGTCCATCGCGGACGAGGTCAAAAGTCTCGCGGACGTGGGCAGGCGCTGCTTTGCCGCCAAGGACCTCCCGGCCTTCATCCGGGCCATGCGCGGTTGGGTGGAGGACGTGGAGATCGTCTATTCCGACTACGGCTGGGACAACGAGGGCTACCAGTCCGCCGCATTGGAGGACCTGGACAGAAAGACGGCCAAGGAGAAAATTGTCGACGGGCTGCTCGAACGGTTCCGCCCGGCGGACCTGCTGGACCTCGGCTGCAACAAGGGTCGCTACTCTCTGTTCGCCCTCAAGCGCGGCATGAGCGTGGTCGCCCTGGACACCGCCGAAAGCCTGGTGGACAAGCTGTACCTCTACGCCCGCGACAACGGACAGAACGTGTCCTCGTTCTACTGGGACCTGTCGCGGCTCAAAGGGTTCTTCGAGCCGGACAAAAAATTCGGGATGGTCGCCTACCTCGCCCTGATCCACCACCTGTATTTCACGGCCGGGATGCGCATGGATGAGATTGTCGCCCAGGCCGACGCCCTGTGCCGGAACGTGCTCCTCTTCGAATACGTCAGGCCCGTTAAGGACGAGCCTTTCGTGTACAACAACTTCGACGCGAAACGGCACGGCGGATATACGCCCAAGGCCATCAGGGAAAAGCTTCAGGCCCTGTTCGAAACGGTCGAGGAGGTCGAGGTCAGCGAATCCCGGATCCTGTTCGTGGCCTCCCGATAG
- a CDS encoding universal stress protein has translation MQKELLLAIGDDRAASYNLRFLKDTFDSFCDLRLTLFYAAPRSALWDRQEAGLPLSDEAADQIVAHNKDRGKKALEDARRWIMDIAGCDGENLRTKVVHSRLGTARELIAEAREGLYDALILGRRGFSWFEEIFENSVCHELLWQDIDFPIWVCKRPPQVPHQNVLLCLDGSEPALRMADHAGYMLAQEPRQSFTLFHVAQTGYADVRSSRIFEEALAILGEHGIPEERMDIKMVTGRNPVKAILKEARAGHYAAVAVGRRGTGSQTRMENLFPSTVSVNLLRQLQETALWISK, from the coding sequence GTGCAGAAAGAACTGCTTCTCGCCATCGGCGACGACCGCGCCGCCTCCTACAACCTGCGGTTCCTCAAGGACACCTTCGACTCGTTTTGCGACCTCAGGCTGACCCTGTTCTACGCCGCCCCGCGCTCGGCCCTGTGGGACCGGCAGGAGGCCGGGCTGCCGCTCTCGGACGAGGCGGCCGACCAGATCGTGGCCCACAACAAGGACAGGGGCAAAAAGGCCCTGGAAGACGCCCGCCGCTGGATCATGGACATCGCCGGATGTGACGGCGAAAATCTCCGCACCAAGGTCGTCCACTCCCGCCTGGGCACGGCCCGGGAACTCATCGCCGAGGCCCGCGAAGGTTTGTACGACGCGCTCATCCTCGGCCGCAGGGGGTTCTCCTGGTTCGAGGAGATATTCGAAAACTCCGTGTGCCACGAACTGCTGTGGCAGGACATCGACTTTCCCATCTGGGTCTGCAAGCGCCCGCCCCAGGTCCCGCACCAGAACGTCCTGCTCTGCCTCGACGGTTCGGAACCGGCCCTGCGCATGGCCGATCACGCCGGGTACATGCTCGCCCAGGAACCGCGTCAGTCCTTCACCCTCTTCCACGTGGCCCAGACAGGCTACGCCGACGTCCGGTCCTCCCGCATCTTCGAAGAGGCCCTGGCCATCCTCGGCGAACACGGCATTCCGGAGGAACGCATGGACATCAAGATGGTCACCGGCCGCAACCCGGTCAAGGCCATCCTCAAGGAGGCCCGCGCCGGACACTACGCCGCCGTGGCCGTGGGCCGGCGCGGCACGGGCTCCCAGACCCGCATGGAAAACCTCTTCCCCAGCACCGTGTCCGTCAACCTCCTGCGCCAGCTCCAGGAAACCGCGCTGTGGATCAGCAAGTAG
- a CDS encoding class I SAM-dependent methyltransferase translates to MAATDLRTRVRRFYHHARTNWPWTLYQRIGINNLVTNMALWPEDGETGEPCRLERKDYQALLALDVMERFRKFPFVFDKVLEYAASMKMLRLTPDSVLLDAAGGFGEYTAAAKELCGLETVYCLDAVDLPDRGDGVRRLVGGVSNIPLPDESVDAISCHHSFEHFQGDGDKDFLAEVGRVLKPGGRAVIIPFFLCNRYAEIRNVLGRKPFDPKAKTVYDPFGTFPGWGPYERFARVYDARAFAERLMPAMDARITVSVHPVLFEGRPCPEMPANAHQPKLNGNLKAMMLVKSRSDERPVGQ, encoded by the coding sequence ATGGCCGCGACCGATCTCCGCACCCGCGTACGCCGGTTCTACCACCACGCCAGGACCAACTGGCCATGGACCCTGTACCAGCGCATCGGCATCAACAACCTGGTCACGAACATGGCCCTGTGGCCGGAAGACGGTGAAACCGGGGAGCCGTGCCGCCTGGAGCGCAAGGACTACCAGGCCCTGCTGGCCCTGGACGTCATGGAGCGTTTCCGCAAGTTCCCCTTCGTCTTCGACAAGGTCCTGGAGTACGCGGCCAGCATGAAGATGCTGCGCCTGACGCCCGACTCCGTTCTGCTGGACGCGGCGGGCGGATTCGGCGAGTACACCGCAGCCGCCAAGGAGCTGTGCGGTCTGGAGACCGTCTACTGCCTCGACGCCGTGGACCTGCCCGACCGGGGCGACGGGGTGCGCCGCCTGGTGGGCGGGGTATCGAACATCCCCCTGCCGGACGAGTCGGTCGACGCCATCAGCTGCCACCACTCCTTCGAGCATTTCCAGGGCGACGGGGACAAGGATTTTTTGGCCGAGGTGGGCCGCGTGCTCAAGCCGGGCGGCCGGGCGGTCATCATCCCGTTCTTCCTGTGCAACCGGTACGCGGAAATCCGCAACGTCCTCGGGAGAAAGCCGTTTGATCCCAAGGCCAAGACCGTTTACGACCCGTTCGGCACCTTCCCCGGATGGGGTCCCTACGAGCGGTTCGCCAGGGTCTATGACGCGCGCGCCTTTGCCGAGCGGCTGATGCCCGCCATGGACGCCAGGATCACCGTGTCGGTCCATCCGGTCCTGTTCGAGGGCAGGCCGTGCCCGGAGATGCCGGCCAACGCGCACCAGCCCAAACTCAACGGGAACCTGAAGGCCATGATGCTGGTCAAGTCCCGATCCGATGAACGCCCTGTCGGGCAATGA
- a CDS encoding acyltransferase — protein MQDDILKQAYPEVGFGSLVQVLGMDRVTIGAGSLVSDGAWINVCSPATGGSVTIGKCVQVGRYSMLNSGGVLELGDYCLLGPHVVISNADHVTDDVNLPYVAQGARLGGETLIGDNCWLAANVCVVGSATVGRGSIVGAGSVVTRDVEPFCMVAGNPGRVVRMYNPESGAWEGAASKEEKERIRRARERKPLPGPEEYRRLLDNGGVRGLDAVFAGNGVCL, from the coding sequence ATGCAGGATGATATTTTGAAACAGGCCTATCCTGAAGTCGGCTTCGGCTCCCTGGTCCAGGTCCTGGGCATGGACCGGGTGACCATCGGCGCGGGATCGCTCGTCAGCGACGGCGCGTGGATCAATGTCTGCTCCCCGGCTACCGGGGGCTCGGTGACCATCGGCAAATGCGTGCAGGTGGGCCGCTATTCCATGCTCAATTCCGGCGGCGTCCTGGAGCTGGGCGACTACTGCCTGCTCGGGCCGCACGTGGTCATCTCCAACGCGGACCACGTGACCGACGACGTCAACTTGCCCTATGTGGCCCAGGGGGCGCGGCTGGGCGGCGAGACGCTGATCGGGGACAACTGCTGGCTGGCGGCTAACGTCTGCGTCGTCGGCAGCGCGACCGTCGGCCGGGGCAGTATCGTGGGCGCGGGCAGCGTGGTCACCCGCGACGTGGAGCCGTTTTGCATGGTGGCGGGCAACCCCGGCCGCGTGGTCCGGATGTACAACCCCGAATCGGGTGCCTGGGAAGGCGCGGCGAGCAAAGAGGAAAAAGAGCGGATCCGGCGGGCCAGGGAACGGAAACCACTTCCCGGACCGGAGGAGTACCGCCGGTTGCTGGACAACGGAGGCGTTCGCGGACTGGACGCCGTGTTTGCCGGAAACGGCGTGTGCCTGTGA